From Vibrio artabrorum, a single genomic window includes:
- the pyrI gene encoding aspartate carbamoyltransferase regulatory subunit, whose amino-acid sequence MVKQTQLQVEAIRNGSVIDHIPAHLGIKILKLFKLHKTEQRITIGLNLPSSALGHKDLIKIENIFLTKEQANQLALYAPQATVNQIEEYKVVNKLTLVLPDQINSVFACPNSNCISHGEPVESHFKVQLKQENVQLKCHYCEKVFSREIMSEIR is encoded by the coding sequence ATGGTTAAACAAACTCAGCTACAAGTAGAAGCCATTCGTAACGGCAGTGTCATTGACCACATCCCTGCTCACCTTGGGATCAAGATCCTCAAACTGTTTAAATTACACAAAACCGAGCAACGCATCACGATAGGGCTAAATTTGCCTTCATCCGCACTGGGCCATAAAGATCTGATCAAGATTGAGAACATCTTTCTGACTAAGGAACAAGCCAATCAATTGGCTCTGTATGCTCCGCAAGCGACCGTGAATCAAATTGAAGAGTACAAAGTCGTCAATAAGCTAACCCTGGTGCTGCCAGATCAAATCAACAGTGTGTTCGCTTGCCCAAATAGCAACTGTATTTCACACGGTGAGCCTGTCGAAAGTCACTTTAAAGTGCAGCTAAAACAGGAAAATGTGCAGCTAAAATGCCATTACTGTGAAAAAGTATTCTCTCGCGAGATCATGAGTGAAATTCGCTAA
- a CDS encoding arginine repressor translates to MNQITEHGCLYSAEDKTLTAACKRLLQQQSFSTQNQLREKLVDIGYNGISQSTVSRILSQLGVVKIQNACGKKVYCITVESAPVRVDASISSQIELITHNQAMVIVKTNPGCAQLVARLVDIDPHTEIIGTVGGNDTVLIIPKDTSNIEACEQVVRARLGVA, encoded by the coding sequence ATGAACCAAATCACTGAGCACGGTTGTTTGTATTCAGCGGAAGATAAAACACTGACGGCTGCGTGTAAGCGCTTACTGCAACAACAAAGCTTCTCGACCCAAAATCAACTTCGAGAGAAGCTCGTCGACATTGGCTATAATGGTATAAGCCAATCAACCGTCTCGCGCATTTTGTCACAGTTAGGTGTCGTAAAAATTCAAAACGCCTGTGGGAAAAAGGTGTACTGTATCACCGTGGAAAGCGCACCGGTCCGTGTTGATGCGTCAATCTCATCGCAAATCGAACTGATTACTCACAATCAAGCCATGGTGATCGTCAAGACAAATCCAGGTTGCGCGCAACTGGTGGCAAGGTTAGTTGATATCGATCCACATACCGAAATAATCGGAACGGTTGGTGGTAACGATACGGTATTAATTATTCCGAAAGACACGAGTAATATTGAAGCTTGCGAACAAGTCGTAAGGGCACGCTTGGGCGTTGCCTAA